The genomic DNA CCCGGAGGAGTCAGAGCAGAAGTCCTTATGAGACTTGCAAAACTCGAAGCCGTTGCAGAAGAAATGCTCATGGAAGTTGATAGAGTACTGCAAAGTCAGCTCATCGCCATGGGTGGTAAAGAAGGCAAGAAGGTTGGCGGAATCCCTGCTGTTGCAGAAATTCTCAACGCAGTAGACCGTGCGACCGAAGAAGAAGTTCTTTCAGAAATAGAAGAAGAATCAACACAGATGGCCGAAGAAATTCGAAACCTCATGTTCGTATTCGAAGATATGAAAGGACTGGACGACAGAGCAATTCGCGAACTTCTCAAAGAGGTTTCCAATGAAGAACTTACGACAGCACTCAAGGGCGCTTCCGACGATCTTCAGGAACTCATCTTCAAGAACATGTCCGAACGTGCTTCTAACATGATCCGTGAAGACCTTGAAATCATGGGACCGGTAAAACTCTCAGATGTGGAATCGGCGCAACAGAACATAGTAAAAAGCATCCGTCGCCTAGAAGACGAGGGACGCATAATGATAAGCAGAGGATCTGGAGATGTCTTTGTCTAACACAGAAGCAGAAGATAAATTCTACACTGGTAAAGTCATCATGGGACTTGATTCGAATAACAATGCCCAAGAAATGACTCTCCAGGAGATGGAAGGTAAAAAGAAGCTTACGTGGGATGACACGACTGATCAGGAGTACTTTGTCCGGATAAAAGCAAAAGCTCAAAATATCGCTAAGGATATTATTGCCAAAGCGATGGCTGAAGCCGAGCAGATTAAAGTTAATGCAAAAGCTGAAGGGTATGCAGAGGGAAAGGCAGAAGCCACCTCTGAAGCTGAAAAGCATATGATAGGATTCAGCCAGAATCTCGGACAGACATTGTCCGGGATTCAGGAACAATCCAGTTCCCTTATGATAGCTCAGTCGACAGATGCAGTCTCTTTAGTACTGATGGTCATAGAAAAAACCCTTGCAGTTGAAATGGAAGAGCGCAGACATGAGATCCTAGCAGCACTGCTGGAAGAGTCTCTGTCACTAATTGACAATCAGACATATCTGACAATCAAAGTTTCTCCTGCGGACCAGCAAATCATCGGCCCACTTCTTGAGCAAGCACAGGCAGATTATCCATCCCTATCGAAATGGCGTATCAAAGCTGACCCAGCTATCGAAAACGGTGGCATCACTCTAGAAGCCGATGACGCTATGGTTGACAACACCATCACCTCCAGATGGGAAGGTGTGCAAGAAATTCTGGCACAACTTACAGCCGCAGTTCCGACTGTAGCAGAAGGAGAAACTAATGGCTGACATGAAAGGTTGCACTGAGCTTCTATCTTCTGTCACCTCCTGCCATAGTTATGGTAAAATAACTAAGGTAGTCGGTTTAATAGCTGAAGGTAAAGGAATTAAGGCTCCCCTTGGTTCCGTGTGCCACCTTATGCCTAATGAAAACTCTACAGATTCAATTCCGGCCGAAGTTGTCGGTTTTAGAGATGGCGCATGCCTATTCATGCCCTATGGAGAACTTCACGGCATCAGTCCCGGATCTCTCATAAAAAATGCAACAGCACCGCCGCATATACCCGTAGGCATGAACTTGCTCGGAAGAGCTGTTGATGCCTTCGGAGAACCGATTGACGGCAAAGGGCCTATTATACCGGAATCCTACAACCCGCTTCACCGCGACCCGCCTAATCCGCTTGAACGACCTAGAATCAACGAACCACTTGATGTTGGAGTTAGAGCAATAAACAGCCTGCTCACATTAGGTAAGGGACAGCGTGTAGGCATCATGGCTGGTTCAGGTGTCGGAAAATCGACACTACTTGGTATGATCGCCCGTTATACGGTAGCGGACATCAATGTTATCGCACTTGTGGGAGAGCGTGGCCGAGAAGTTGTAGAATTTATGGAACGAGATCTTGGCCCCGAAGGTATGGCAAGATCGGTTCTTATTGTCGCGACATCTGACAAAAGCCCTCTTCTGCGCATGCGCGCGGCTTACACAGCCACAGCAATTGCCGAATATTTCCGCGATCAACAAAATGATGTGATTCTAATGATGGACTCTGTTACCCGTTTTGCCATGGCAGGCCGTGAAGTTGGCCTTGCCGCCGGCGAACCTCCAACCCGTGGTGGATATACTCCGTCAGTTTTTGCCCAACTTCCAAAGCTATTGGAACGAGCAGGCAAAAGTCAGCTGGGATCGATAACAGGTATTTACACAGTACTAGTTGATGGTGATGATTTCACCGAGCCTATAGCTGATGCAACACGCTCTATTCTTGACGGACACATAGTTCTAACCCGTGATCTAGCAGATCAGGGCCACTATCCTTGTATTGATGTCCTAAAGAGCGTCAGCAGGGTGCGAGGGGATATAACGGAAGATGCAGTAGTTGCGGCCGGAAGGCAAGTTCTCAGACACCTTGCGACTTTTAATAAAGTTGAAGATATGGTGAATATCGGAGCATATCAGACAGGAGCTAACCCGGAAATTGACACCGCCATAAAAATGGTCCCAGCAATAAACGGTTTTTTGCAACAGTTAGTTGCTGAAAAGGAAACCCTTGAAGATAGCTTCAACGCGCTACTGAAATTAAATGCGACTTCGCAAGCAAAATAATCGGCAAAAATTCACGTAAAAAATTCTTCGCCTAATCTGCCTTTTTCCATCTGATCGAAAGCGCAGTCACGTCATCATCAAAGACCGGACGAACTCCTGTTTCCTTTTCTAAAATATCTTCAAGTTCATCAAGATTCAAATTATCGTCAGTCATCAGCTTCTCAGCAATCTCCATGAACGGATCCAAGCTGAAAAAGTCATCATTCATACGCCATTCATAGCATCCGTCCGTAAACATAAATAAATCCAGAGAAGACGAAAATCGGCGTTCATCAAGAGTAGTATCAATGGGAAAGAACCCAAGCGGCGGGACATGTGCATTCAAAGAGTTCCCCATCACCCCGTCCTGCATAATTAATGCGGGGCAATGTCCGGCACTAAGAAATTTCATCGTGCCTGTATTGAAATTTATATCGGCTGCAAACAAAGTAACAAAATAAGAATCCTGACCAATCAGATCAACCAAATGCTCATTAATCTGTTCTAAACTGTGAGCCAAATCCCGATTTTCATCGCCATCTGCCTTAAACAAGGTTCTGACAATTGCCATAATGAAGGCAGCCTGAGGTCCATGACCAGACACATCAGCCATGATGACCCGGATAACTCCGTCTTCCATTCCGAAAACATCAAAATAATCTCCGCTGGCTCGGCCCGATGGCCTATACAGACTCTTCAGCTCCAGACCGTCAATGACAGGAATATCTGTTGGAAGTAATTTATCCTGAAGTCTTGCGACCAGCTTAACTTCATCATCAATTATATTGTAAGCCTTCTGTAACTGCGCATTGGTTGCCTGTAACTGGCGCGTAAGCATCACCTGCCTAATGGCAACGCCGACTCTAGCTTTAAGCTCAACAACATGAAAAGGTTTTGTCAGATAGTCATTGGCTCCGGCATTTAAAGCTCTAGCCTTAATTTCCTGCTCATCCTGTCCAGTCAAAACAATAATTATGACTTCCAGGTCTCCTATCTCTTTTCTGATCTTTTCTATTACATCAAAGCCGTCCATCCGAGGCATAAGAAGATCCAGCAAAATCACACTTGGCTGGGTCTTTTCATACACATCAACACAGTCAAGCCCGTCAACGGCAGTAACAACCTGATAATCATCTTCAAGAACTCTAGTTAAAAAGTTTCTCATAGTTATAGAATCATCCACAACCAATATCACAGGAGATTCTTCTTTCAATTTATCATTTAGTTCTTTACCGCTCACCGCTTACCTCCGCGACACTTAAGCCCTGTTACAGGCAAATAAAAGAATGTATTTAAAATTCGAATGAAGTGAATTAGACATAAAAAATCACGAAATTTGCTTTTACACTAATAATCTAAGAACATTAGCACATGATCTTATAATTCTACAGTATAATTAACAACGATTTCAACATTTAGTCTTATCAAATACGAGCATCTTCAATGGAAGTTTTGACATCCCAGCACAAATCTGAAGCTTTAGCGACCCTGTCGCTAAGAACTCGAGCCAAATACGACATACCGCCACCGTTCAAGCTTCTACCTTCCGAGTCATGACATTCAATGGCCTCACTAAGAAATTTAAGAGCTGCAGAAATATCATTCATCTCACTTACTACATTTTCAAGTTTTTTTTCCATGACTCCTCCCTTTATTATAAATACTGCGTACAGACCTGCGCGAAAACAACCTATAAGACAATCTATTATATACCCTGCTTTTTTTGCATTTTGCAATAGACACGCCTATTTGATAATAACTACGCATTTTTATATTTTATAAAGTTACATGGAAAAAAGTTAGGTATAAAATTGAATGTAACAATAACATTTGATTAACAATTACATGCTATCACAATCTAATTACTTTAAAAATACCTACTCCAACAAACACCTATTAAAAAAATAACCCTAAAATCTAAAAAAATAACATGGTTTAAAATAATAATAGCGTAAAAAAAAGCAACTAACACGTTAATGCATGACGAGTCAGGCCACAAAAAAGCCTGTTATAGACAGTTCTATAACAGGCTAAATTCTTAACCATTATCAAAAAGAGAGGAAAAAAAACATAAAAGCAGAAATACAAACTATGTAAAAGGTCAACAATTAGAGAGTAACCGTGTCGAAAATCATTCCGGACAGATCAAACATAAGAGCCTTCCCAGCAAGACCGGCCCCCTTTCCACTTAATATTTTTAGAATCTCCGCGCTTTGCACTCCGACAGCAGTGGAAATAGCAGGTATCGGAGTACCAAGCGCTTCCTCGAGCCCATTGTTGTCGCCGAAGAAATCAGCTGGAGAAGTATCACCGGGGTAAACAGTAGCAACTATTCCTGCCCATCCAGCCACGCAGGCAGTAACAAGAGGAATATTATTTCTAAAAGCGGCGTCCTTTAACTGCGAGCGGTGCTTCAAGCCTCCAAGGCAATCAACCACGATATCTGAGTCCGAAACAAATTCATCAAACTGGCCACCCTCGAGAAATTGCGATTCAACTTCAAACAAAACAGCGGGATTGACGTTTTTAACAAGCTCAGCCGCTGCCGCACTTTTTTTCATTAAAAGAGTGGATTCGGACGATAAAAACTGCCTATTCAGATTGGAAGGTTCAAAAATGTCCCCATCACAGGCAACGATATGCCCGACTCCGGCTCTAGCTAAAGATTCCAGCATATGCCCACCGAGACCACCTAGCCCAACCATAGCAACCTTCGATGAAAAAAGTTTGGCCTGCTCCTCCTGTGTAAATGTGGTTAAATTACGGACATACCTCTCGGGCACTGCCCCTGCGGAATAAGCTGCCTGTTCAACCACGTGCATATCCAGTTCTAGATCAATTGAAATAGCTTTTAATAAAGATTGGGGCGCAACCTTAACAGTCATACCTTTGGGGAAAACCTTTTCAATAAAATTCCCTTCTAACTTCTCGTATAGTTGCTTCTCAGTGTTCATTTTACCCGCCGGTTATGGGAGGAAATATTTTAATAACATCCTCATTTAAGATTTCATGATCAGCACTAACACGCTGCTCTCCGGCAAAATACATTGCGGCATCTTCATCAGAAAAGCCTAAA from Maridesulfovibrio frigidus DSM 17176 includes the following:
- the fliG gene encoding flagellar motor switch protein FliG; this encodes MSTPFSGNQKTAIVLLALGDKFTSESFKRMTRPEIAEVSRAMLEMDSVPKEQVLEVLKEFNETLSYGAELLMGGADQVRRLLSKSLDEETAKYILDKLDLESGPAPFQELQNVSPKILAQILRNEHPQTLALIIGHLHPDQAADLVSSLPGGVRAEVLMRLAKLEAVAEEMLMEVDRVLQSQLIAMGGKEGKKVGGIPAVAEILNAVDRATEEEVLSEIEEESTQMAEEIRNLMFVFEDMKGLDDRAIRELLKEVSNEELTTALKGASDDLQELIFKNMSERASNMIREDLEIMGPVKLSDVESAQQNIVKSIRRLEDEGRIMISRGSGDVFV
- a CDS encoding FliH/SctL family protein encodes the protein MSLSNTEAEDKFYTGKVIMGLDSNNNAQEMTLQEMEGKKKLTWDDTTDQEYFVRIKAKAQNIAKDIIAKAMAEAEQIKVNAKAEGYAEGKAEATSEAEKHMIGFSQNLGQTLSGIQEQSSSLMIAQSTDAVSLVLMVIEKTLAVEMEERRHEILAALLEESLSLIDNQTYLTIKVSPADQQIIGPLLEQAQADYPSLSKWRIKADPAIENGGITLEADDAMVDNTITSRWEGVQEILAQLTAAVPTVAEGETNG
- a CDS encoding FliI/YscN family ATPase, which codes for MADMKGCTELLSSVTSCHSYGKITKVVGLIAEGKGIKAPLGSVCHLMPNENSTDSIPAEVVGFRDGACLFMPYGELHGISPGSLIKNATAPPHIPVGMNLLGRAVDAFGEPIDGKGPIIPESYNPLHRDPPNPLERPRINEPLDVGVRAINSLLTLGKGQRVGIMAGSGVGKSTLLGMIARYTVADINVIALVGERGREVVEFMERDLGPEGMARSVLIVATSDKSPLLRMRAAYTATAIAEYFRDQQNDVILMMDSVTRFAMAGREVGLAAGEPPTRGGYTPSVFAQLPKLLERAGKSQLGSITGIYTVLVDGDDFTEPIADATRSILDGHIVLTRDLADQGHYPCIDVLKSVSRVRGDITEDAVVAAGRQVLRHLATFNKVEDMVNIGAYQTGANPEIDTAIKMVPAINGFLQQLVAEKETLEDSFNALLKLNATSQAK
- a CDS encoding PP2C family protein-serine/threonine phosphatase, with the translated sequence MSGKELNDKLKEESPVILVVDDSITMRNFLTRVLEDDYQVVTAVDGLDCVDVYEKTQPSVILLDLLMPRMDGFDVIEKIRKEIGDLEVIIIVLTGQDEQEIKARALNAGANDYLTKPFHVVELKARVGVAIRQVMLTRQLQATNAQLQKAYNIIDDEVKLVARLQDKLLPTDIPVIDGLELKSLYRPSGRASGDYFDVFGMEDGVIRVIMADVSGHGPQAAFIMAIVRTLFKADGDENRDLAHSLEQINEHLVDLIGQDSYFVTLFAADINFNTGTMKFLSAGHCPALIMQDGVMGNSLNAHVPPLGFFPIDTTLDERRFSSSLDLFMFTDGCYEWRMNDDFFSLDPFMEIAEKLMTDDNLNLDELEDILEKETGVRPVFDDDVTALSIRWKKAD
- a CDS encoding HesA/MoeB/ThiF family protein, which translates into the protein MNTEKQLYEKLEGNFIEKVFPKGMTVKVAPQSLLKAISIDLELDMHVVEQAAYSAGAVPERYVRNLTTFTQEEQAKLFSSKVAMVGLGGLGGHMLESLARAGVGHIVACDGDIFEPSNLNRQFLSSESTLLMKKSAAAAELVKNVNPAVLFEVESQFLEGGQFDEFVSDSDIVVDCLGGLKHRSQLKDAAFRNNIPLVTACVAGWAGIVATVYPGDTSPADFFGDNNGLEEALGTPIPAISTAVGVQSAEILKILSGKGAGLAGKALMFDLSGMIFDTVTL
- a CDS encoding ubiquitin family protein; protein product: MKIKLICFGHLTVYHSNDDFLEIPNGSVTGDLPALLGFSDEDAAMYFAGEQRVSADHEILNEDVIKIFPPITGG